The following are encoded together in the Candidatus Methylomirabilota bacterium genome:
- a CDS encoding polyprenyl synthetase family protein produces the protein MSASWTSARAAKPSRRRSDVSQQIARASLSDVQQPVAEELEQVALELRRIIAADFPIAAEVNAHLLRMKGKLFRPTLMLLAHQAAGAADPRVVTLAAVVELIHLATLVHDDSVDHSALRRGMPTINALFSHQVAVIMGDYLYSRAIIELVRLADLEPLRVLARVTNEMTIGEMRQLEAHDKLSYGEAQYDELIRAKTASLLSGACEV, from the coding sequence ATGTCCGCTTCCTGGACGTCGGCGCGCGCAGCAAAGCCCTCGCGAAGGCGAAGTGACGTGAGCCAACAGATCGCCCGGGCTTCGCTCTCCGACGTACAGCAGCCCGTGGCGGAGGAGCTCGAGCAGGTCGCCCTCGAGCTACGGCGCATCATCGCGGCGGACTTCCCAATCGCGGCCGAGGTGAACGCGCACCTCTTACGCATGAAGGGCAAGCTGTTCCGACCGACCCTGATGCTACTCGCCCACCAGGCCGCCGGCGCGGCGGATCCGCGAGTCGTGACGCTCGCCGCCGTCGTGGAGCTGATCCACCTCGCCACGCTCGTGCACGACGATTCGGTGGATCATTCGGCGTTGCGCCGCGGCATGCCGACGATCAACGCACTGTTCTCGCACCAGGTCGCGGTGATCATGGGGGACTACCTCTACTCCCGGGCGATCATCGAGCTCGTGCGCCTCGCGGACTTGGAGCCGCTTCGCGTGCTCGCCCGCGTCACGAACGAGATGACGATCGGCGAGATGCGCCAGCTCGAAGCCCACGACAAGCTCTCCTACGGAGAGGCGCAGTATGACGAGCTCATCCGGGCGAAGACCGCGTCGCTCTTGTCGGGCGCGTGCGAAGTCG
- a CDS encoding tetratricopeptide repeat protein codes for MSKLERQKDKAKSLEARDPKGAAEAWLQVLKDQDEEGDPNPDLSIYNRIGDLYLKLKDPHQAADYYDKAVDKYAELGFHNNAIAMCNKVLRNAPGRQNTYLKLAKLYAAKGFMGEAKQNFLEFAERMQKAGKIQQAFAALKELAEISAESAHLRELLEEHLRMYGAPDRRSASGAAAPADPVKEDLTKSGRHKTSSLVFLDVDEPPVSKQMGPVRVTPPPRPAPPPAPAPALDAAEPVDGLIGTPEPEPDTSLAVESTSLAEEEESPTAGPPSGTLEGFETTRVEFGDVSLDAASAPSLREDVTADDVGPIAELEPTVTEEASAAEADTAPEPLLDTDLGLGAAPPARRAPFAPTRPAAPAAPARPGVDEPRPGGGSRPPLPKFEPRRPEPAKVAPVVPKRPAVGPPPKRKTVVEVPPLELEADFTPAAEIEIDRNARAAPGRRRAAIDLGLDGVVNADDAGDALMFAKIEESRDLTPIEDLEARVADDPDDPEAHQRLGEALVETGERARGIEELDLATTGFENRGNLVHARDLVDEILRLDPNSVRHRQKHVEFAFKSGDKARLIDAYLELADTLLRSDLPDKARAVYQRVAEHDPGNARAAAALSMFTPVAAPPPDPKAKGKPALRDAEGKTAPRDAKMKVRQDAADAGDFVDLSAMMLEEQPPARDTRMKVADEEPTGDEEQDFQGMLARFKQGIDENIDEADFQAHYDLGVAFKEMGLLDEAIGELQKALRAPEGRLRSSEALGVCFVEKGAHVVAESILRRALELPASGDQERLGILYWLGRALEEQGKRAEARELYGRVFAVDVRFLDVGARSKALAKAK; via the coding sequence ATGTCTAAGCTTGAGAGGCAGAAGGACAAGGCCAAGAGCCTTGAGGCCCGGGACCCCAAGGGGGCGGCCGAGGCGTGGCTTCAGGTTCTCAAGGACCAGGATGAAGAGGGGGACCCGAACCCCGATCTCTCGATCTACAACCGTATCGGCGACCTGTACCTCAAGCTCAAGGACCCGCATCAGGCCGCCGACTACTACGACAAAGCGGTCGACAAGTACGCCGAGCTCGGCTTTCACAACAACGCCATCGCGATGTGCAACAAGGTGCTCCGCAACGCCCCCGGGCGGCAGAACACCTATTTGAAGCTTGCCAAGCTATACGCCGCGAAGGGGTTCATGGGTGAGGCGAAGCAGAACTTCCTCGAATTCGCCGAACGGATGCAGAAGGCCGGGAAGATCCAGCAGGCATTCGCGGCGTTGAAGGAGCTGGCCGAGATCTCGGCTGAGAGTGCGCACCTGCGGGAGCTGCTCGAGGAGCACCTGCGGATGTACGGCGCTCCGGACCGTCGCTCGGCGAGCGGGGCGGCGGCGCCGGCGGACCCCGTCAAGGAGGATCTCACGAAATCGGGGAGGCACAAGACGTCGAGCCTCGTGTTCCTCGATGTCGATGAGCCGCCGGTCTCGAAGCAGATGGGGCCGGTGCGGGTCACGCCACCGCCACGACCCGCGCCACCCCCCGCACCGGCGCCCGCGCTCGACGCCGCGGAGCCGGTGGACGGGTTGATCGGGACGCCGGAGCCCGAGCCCGACACGTCACTCGCCGTCGAGTCGACGAGCCTGGCCGAGGAGGAGGAGTCCCCAACCGCCGGGCCTCCGTCGGGCACGCTCGAGGGGTTCGAGACGACGCGCGTGGAGTTCGGGGACGTGAGCCTCGATGCCGCGAGCGCCCCGTCGCTCCGCGAGGACGTGACCGCGGACGACGTGGGGCCGATAGCGGAGCTCGAGCCGACCGTGACGGAGGAGGCGAGCGCCGCCGAGGCCGACACGGCACCCGAGCCGTTGCTCGACACCGACCTCGGGCTCGGCGCCGCGCCGCCCGCGCGCCGTGCGCCCTTCGCCCCGACCCGGCCCGCCGCGCCCGCCGCGCCTGCGCGCCCGGGGGTCGACGAGCCCCGGCCGGGCGGCGGCAGTCGGCCGCCGCTCCCCAAGTTCGAGCCGCGCCGCCCCGAGCCCGCGAAAGTCGCCCCGGTCGTGCCGAAGCGCCCGGCCGTGGGGCCGCCGCCCAAGCGCAAGACGGTTGTGGAGGTGCCACCGCTCGAGCTCGAGGCCGATTTCACGCCCGCGGCCGAGATCGAGATCGACAGGAACGCGCGGGCCGCGCCGGGCCGGCGCCGGGCGGCGATCGATCTCGGGCTCGATGGCGTGGTGAACGCGGACGATGCGGGCGACGCGCTCATGTTCGCGAAGATCGAGGAGTCGCGGGACCTCACCCCGATCGAGGACCTCGAGGCCCGCGTTGCCGACGATCCCGATGATCCCGAGGCGCACCAGCGGTTGGGTGAGGCGCTGGTCGAGACCGGTGAGCGCGCGCGTGGCATCGAGGAGCTCGACCTCGCCACCACCGGGTTCGAGAACCGCGGCAACCTCGTCCATGCGCGCGACCTGGTGGACGAGATCCTGCGGCTCGATCCCAACAGCGTGCGGCACCGGCAGAAACACGTGGAGTTCGCGTTCAAGTCGGGCGACAAGGCGAGGCTGATCGACGCCTACCTGGAGCTCGCCGACACCTTGCTGCGCAGCGACCTGCCCGACAAGGCCCGAGCCGTGTATCAGCGCGTCGCCGAGCACGACCCCGGGAACGCCCGCGCCGCCGCGGCGCTCTCGATGTTCACCCCGGTCGCGGCGCCGCCGCCTGACCCGAAGGCCAAGGGCAAACCGGCGCTGCGGGATGCGGAAGGGAAGACCGCTCCCCGGGACGCGAAGATGAAGGTGCGCCAGGACGCGGCAGACGCCGGGGACTTCGTCGACTTGAGCGCCATGATGCTCGAGGAGCAGCCGCCCGCGCGGGACACCCGCATGAAGGTGGCCGACGAGGAGCCCACGGGCGACGAGGAGCAGGATTTTCAGGGCATGCTCGCCCGCTTCAAGCAGGGGATCGACGAGAACATCGACGAAGCCGACTTCCAGGCCCACTACGATCTCGGCGTGGCGTTCAAGGAGATGGGCCTGCTCGATGAGGCCATCGGCGAGCTCCAGAAGGCATTGCGGGCGCCCGAAGGGAGGCTCCGCAGCTCGGAGGCGTTGGGCGTGTGCTTCGTGGAGAAGGGTGCCCACGTGGTGGCGGAGTCGATCCTGCGGCGTGCGCTCGAGCTGCCCGCCTCGGGCGACCAGGAACGGCTCGGCATCCTCTACTGGCTCGGCCGGGCGCTCGAGGAGCAGGGCAAGCGGGCCGAGGCGCGGGAGTTGTACGGGCGCGTGTTCGCGGTGGATGTCCGCTTCCTGGACGTCGGCGCGCGCAGCAAAGCCCTCGCGAAGGCGAAGTGA